From a region of the Calonectris borealis chromosome 2, bCalBor7.hap1.2, whole genome shotgun sequence genome:
- the LOC142078634 gene encoding GSK-3-binding protein-like: MPCRPGERFLLLERSVAVGQAGSKEVDALVAKLGEVLQLSAQRAPPPPRAPKHLGPGSARDRAAPYSPRCSGGGLLAPRGPAPPQAHQQHAEPPRPDRSGHQRVTKQLCGRGWLRSAARRRKQPPPGPGDGPAEEEDPHRLLQQLILSGNLIKEAVRRLQLAAAAAAAAAAASTASSGSASAGSSGADGEAAEAAAVQPLQ; the protein is encoded by the coding sequence ATGCCGTGCCGCCCGGGCGAGCGCTTCCTGCTGCTGGAGCGCTCGGTCGCCGTGGGGCAGGCGGGCTCCAAGGAGGTGGACGCGCTGGTGGCCAAGCTGGGCGAGGTGCTGCAGCTGAGCGCccagcgggcgccgccgccgccccgcgcccccaaGCACCTggggccgggcagcgcccgcGACCGCGCCGCCCCCTACTCGCCGCGCTGCAGCGGCGGCGGCCTGCTGGCGCCGCGGGGGCCGGCTCCGCCGCAAGCCCACCAGCAGCACGCCGAGCCCCCGCGGCCGGACAGGAGCGGCCACCAGCGAGTGACCAAGCAGCTGTGCGGCCGCGGCTGGCTGCGGAGCGCCGCCCGCCGGAGGAAGCaaccgccgccggggccgggcgacgGGCCGGCGGAGGAGGAGGACCCCCACcggctcctgcagcagctcatCCTCTCCGGCAACCTCATCAAAGAAGCCGTCCGGCGGCTgcagctggcggcggcggcggcagcggcggcggcggcggcctccacGGCCTCCAGCGGCAGCGCCTCGGCGGGGAGCAGCGGCGCGGACGGCGaggcggccgaggcggcggcggtgcaGCCCCTGCAGTAG